A DNA window from Mariprofundus aestuarium contains the following coding sequences:
- a CDS encoding site-specific tyrosine recombinase XerD: MSDAQLKNEEKITGLLQRLAMLRGWSPKTTESYRSDLLHAELFFQTAKSSLTDADQQEVLHYLASLRQNGLKESTIQRRRSALSTWYAYLQDQGLREDHPARHLPKVRKSRPLPKLISEQSVEALINAPDTDTPTGLRDRTMLEILYATGLRVSELVALRLSQVDLAGGLVRVIGKGDKERLVPFGAEAASWLQAWLAVRPRESSGPYLFAGRGGKAMTRQNFWLRLKLYAAQAGIAPLPSPHTIRHAFATHLLNHGADLRAVQMLLGHANVTTTEIYTHVTRARLHDVVNHSHPLGRG, from the coding sequence ATGTCCGATGCGCAACTGAAGAATGAAGAGAAGATTACCGGCCTGCTGCAGCGACTGGCGATGCTGCGTGGCTGGTCTCCGAAAACGACTGAGTCCTACCGCTCCGACCTGTTGCATGCCGAGCTCTTTTTTCAGACTGCAAAAAGCTCACTGACCGATGCTGATCAGCAGGAGGTCCTGCACTACCTTGCATCCCTGCGCCAAAACGGGCTGAAGGAGAGCACCATTCAGCGCCGTCGCAGTGCGCTTTCCACCTGGTATGCCTACCTGCAGGACCAGGGGCTGAGGGAAGATCATCCGGCTCGCCATCTGCCTAAGGTGCGTAAAAGCCGACCTTTGCCGAAGCTGATCAGCGAGCAAAGTGTGGAGGCGCTGATCAATGCGCCGGACACAGACACACCTACAGGTCTGCGTGATCGCACCATGCTGGAGATACTCTATGCCACGGGACTGCGGGTCAGTGAGCTGGTGGCGTTGCGCCTCTCTCAGGTCGATCTGGCTGGAGGGCTGGTGCGGGTCATCGGCAAGGGAGATAAGGAGCGGTTGGTGCCATTCGGCGCCGAGGCAGCCAGCTGGCTGCAGGCATGGCTGGCAGTTCGCCCCAGAGAGAGCTCTGGTCCCTATCTGTTCGCCGGGCGTGGCGGCAAGGCGATGACACGCCAGAATTTCTGGCTTCGCCTGAAATTGTATGCAGCTCAGGCGGGGATAGCACCGTTGCCGTCACCGCACACCATACGCCATGCATTTGCCACCCACCTGCTTAATCACGGGGCTGATCTGCGTGCGGTGCAGATGCTGCTGGGGCATGCCAATGTGACGACAACAGAGATCTACACCCATGTGACACGCGCCCGTTTGCATGATGTGGTCAATCACAGTCACCCTCTGGGTCGCGGCTGA
- a CDS encoding citrate synthase, whose amino-acid sequence MVDSQNAEDSIACFSPGLAGIPVAESAVSYVDGKKGYLEYRGIDIEQLAEKSSFEESSYLLLYGELPTAKELKAFDEKLKHHRRIKFRIRDMMKCFPESAHPMDSLQATVAALGMFYPFPTNLEGELDKETIDSVCVNLISKMPTLVAAHARMRHGDDPIAPRDDLSHAANFYYMLTGDEPYPLTERILDVAFIVHAEHEMNASTFSALVTASTHADPYTSISAAIGALSGPLHGGANEDVLHMLDEIGSVDNVEDYFNRKLAKREKFAGLGHRVYKTKDPRATLLQKLYVELTEKVGVDTTYEIARQIEKLSRSTLGAKGVCPNVDFYSGIVYRKMGIPTDLFTPIFAIARVSGWLAHWKEQLGQGRIYRPSQIYTGKYGQSYVPVEER is encoded by the coding sequence ATGGTAGACAGTCAGAACGCAGAAGATTCAATCGCATGTTTTTCGCCAGGTCTTGCAGGCATTCCAGTGGCCGAGTCAGCCGTTTCATACGTGGATGGGAAGAAAGGTTATCTTGAGTATCGCGGTATCGATATTGAGCAGCTGGCTGAAAAATCCTCCTTTGAAGAGAGCTCCTATCTGCTGCTCTACGGCGAGCTTCCGACCGCTAAAGAGCTGAAGGCATTTGATGAAAAACTGAAACATCATCGGCGTATTAAATTCCGTATCCGCGATATGATGAAATGTTTCCCCGAGTCGGCGCACCCGATGGATAGCCTGCAGGCGACCGTGGCGGCTCTGGGTATGTTCTATCCGTTCCCGACAAACCTTGAGGGTGAGTTGGACAAAGAGACTATCGATAGTGTCTGCGTCAACCTGATCTCCAAGATGCCTACGCTGGTGGCTGCCCATGCTCGTATGCGTCACGGTGATGATCCGATTGCGCCACGTGACGACCTTTCACATGCAGCTAACTTTTATTACATGCTAACAGGTGATGAGCCCTACCCGCTGACAGAACGCATTCTTGATGTGGCCTTTATTGTGCATGCTGAACATGAGATGAATGCCAGTACCTTTTCCGCGCTGGTAACCGCCTCCACCCATGCCGACCCCTACACCTCAATCAGTGCCGCTATCGGTGCTCTCTCCGGCCCTCTGCATGGTGGCGCCAATGAAGATGTGCTGCATATGCTTGATGAGATCGGTTCGGTCGACAATGTTGAGGACTACTTTAACAGGAAGCTGGCCAAGCGAGAGAAATTTGCGGGGCTGGGCCACCGGGTTTATAAAACCAAGGATCCCCGTGCCACATTGCTGCAGAAACTCTATGTTGAACTAACCGAGAAGGTCGGTGTCGATACTACCTACGAGATAGCCCGTCAGATTGAGAAGCTCTCCAGAAGTACATTGGGGGCGAAGGGTGTCTGCCCGAATGTCGACTTCTATTCCGGCATTGTCTATCGCAAGATGGGCATCCCGACCGACCTGTTTACCCCGATCTTTGCGATTGCCCGTGTCTCCGGCTGGCTGGCTCACTGGAAGGAGCAGCTTGGCCAAGGACGTATCTATCGTCCATCCCAGATCTATACCGGTAAATATGGCCAGTCCTACGTTCCGGTCGAGGAACGTTAG
- a CDS encoding sensor domain-containing diguanylate cyclase — MVDRWTKRYSIGDKRLNYQFRVFSLLLLLTPTAVFLYILSSLSSFTELLQAKYIVPYLFSFIVILGVLALMQSVFSHLSTLSSAMMKGSEHLSEELKEIQGVYELRGIADSFGTLLEKYQKNGNDLQRRALELLLIKELAEEASSNLDMNVLLNVLLDKAMQINKARIGSVFLLQEDGENFYIVGSRGVGNDTIAGATISIKDSVARHVIEAETEPLLVNDIETDMRIRKKNNPRYGSPSFLSLPVRAGEKLIAVLNLADKENGEHFQQVDVDLATILIQEVGFALENARIHSEIKGHAERLEQQAVVLREEIRRRKLAEKELEHLAHRDTLTGLSNRYMFIDRLEVAVAQAQRHNTKLAVMFVDLDRFKNINDTQGHAAGDEVLREVARRMRGCLREIDLVARYGGDEFTITLMDVVDAEGIELVANKIMDELQQPIELNGAEYSVGCSIGISIYPDDSDDFEGLIQHADAAMYVSKQTKESCFHYYTPAMTESA, encoded by the coding sequence TTGGTCGATAGGTGGACGAAGAGATACAGCATCGGAGACAAGCGGCTAAATTATCAGTTCCGTGTTTTTTCCTTGTTGCTTCTGCTTACCCCAACCGCGGTCTTTCTCTATATATTAAGCAGCCTCTCCTCTTTTACCGAGCTTCTGCAAGCTAAATACATTGTTCCGTATCTCTTCTCGTTTATTGTTATTCTGGGTGTCCTGGCCCTGATGCAAAGTGTCTTTTCGCATCTATCCACCCTTTCATCAGCGATGATGAAAGGGTCAGAGCATCTGTCGGAAGAGTTGAAAGAGATTCAGGGCGTTTATGAGCTACGCGGCATTGCGGACAGCTTTGGAACATTGCTGGAGAAATATCAGAAAAATGGCAACGACCTGCAGCGCAGGGCGCTTGAGCTGCTGCTTATCAAGGAGCTTGCTGAGGAGGCGAGCTCCAACCTGGATATGAATGTGCTGCTCAACGTGCTGCTTGATAAAGCCATGCAGATCAATAAAGCCAGGATAGGCTCCGTTTTTCTCCTTCAAGAGGACGGTGAAAACTTTTATATTGTTGGCTCCAGAGGCGTCGGCAATGACACCATTGCCGGAGCGACGATCTCGATAAAGGACTCTGTGGCCCGCCATGTCATAGAGGCTGAAACAGAACCGCTGCTGGTCAATGATATCGAAACAGACATGCGCATCAGGAAAAAGAATAATCCGAGATATGGTTCCCCATCATTTTTGTCGCTGCCTGTACGTGCCGGCGAAAAATTGATCGCCGTCCTCAATCTGGCTGACAAGGAAAACGGTGAACACTTTCAGCAGGTGGATGTCGACCTGGCCACCATCCTGATTCAGGAGGTTGGCTTTGCGCTTGAGAATGCGCGCATCCATTCCGAAATCAAAGGCCATGCCGAACGCCTTGAGCAGCAAGCCGTTGTGCTGAGGGAAGAAATTCGCCGTCGAAAGCTTGCTGAAAAAGAGCTTGAGCACCTTGCCCACAGAGACACGCTTACCGGCCTTTCCAATCGTTATATGTTTATTGACCGGCTGGAAGTGGCTGTTGCCCAGGCGCAGCGACACAATACAAAGCTTGCCGTCATGTTTGTTGACCTGGATCGCTTCAAAAACATTAATGATACTCAGGGCCATGCGGCCGGCGATGAAGTGCTGCGCGAAGTTGCAAGGCGCATGAGGGGCTGTTTACGGGAGATTGACCTGGTTGCCCGTTACGGGGGGGATGAATTTACCATCACCCTGATGGATGTAGTTGATGCCGAAGGTATTGAGCTTGTTGCCAACAAGATCATGGACGAATTGCAGCAGCCTATCGAATTAAATGGAGCTGAATATAGTGTTGGCTGTAGCATTGGGATCAGTATTTACCCTGATGATTCAGATGACTTTGAAGGTTTGATCCAGCATGCGGACGCTGCCATGTATGTTTCCAAGCAGACAAAAGAGAGTTGTTTCCATTACTACACGCCGGCCATGACTGAATCTGCCTGA
- a CDS encoding DUF190 domain-containing protein, whose protein sequence is MTEGLCLRIYLTESSRIDGKPATVAILELCKQSGLCGVSVLRGIEGMGEHGVHSVSFLSLSSDLPILVEAIDTTERISQALEQMKPHLGQCLVATWPVSLMRYGDDDGND, encoded by the coding sequence GTGACTGAAGGCCTGTGCCTACGTATCTATCTAACTGAATCGTCCAGAATTGACGGTAAGCCGGCTACGGTAGCCATCCTAGAGCTGTGCAAGCAGTCAGGGCTTTGCGGCGTTTCAGTACTGCGCGGCATTGAGGGCATGGGCGAACATGGCGTTCACTCGGTCTCGTTTCTCTCACTATCCAGTGACCTCCCTATTCTTGTTGAAGCCATTGATACTACTGAACGGATCAGCCAGGCACTTGAACAGATGAAGCCACACCTAGGACAGTGTCTGGTCGCAACCTGGCCGGTATCACTGATGCGCTATGGAGATGATGATGGAAATGATTGA
- a CDS encoding radical SAM protein, with product MNTSNHDRDAAGMTYVYPVVSRRAGGVSVGINLNPNNACNWRCAYCQVPDLKRGVAPEIDLALLRSELQTLLDDILNGDFMASRVPEESRNLCDIAISGNGEPTSCRAFDRVIEVVVDVMQAFQLSIPLRLISNGSYVHKQHVQHGLKLMAEFHGEVWIKVDAVSEGSILRINGVKLDAVRLRSQVEAVAALCPSWIQTCLMAWDDQPPSEVEINSYIDFISGLKRDGVDVRGVLLYGLARPSQQEAAVHLKPLDANWMKRMAGRIESKSGLQVRLSL from the coding sequence TTGAACACCAGTAACCATGACCGGGATGCAGCCGGTATGACCTATGTTTACCCAGTGGTCTCGCGCCGGGCAGGCGGCGTCTCGGTTGGCATCAACCTGAATCCTAACAATGCCTGCAACTGGCGCTGCGCCTACTGTCAGGTGCCGGACTTGAAGCGCGGTGTGGCTCCAGAGATTGATCTGGCGCTGCTGCGGTCTGAACTGCAGACGTTGCTGGATGATATTCTCAACGGTGATTTTATGGCATCCCGCGTGCCGGAAGAGAGCCGCAACCTTTGTGATATTGCGATTTCCGGCAATGGCGAGCCGACCAGCTGCAGGGCATTTGACCGTGTGATCGAAGTTGTTGTCGATGTCATGCAGGCTTTCCAACTCAGCATTCCACTGCGCTTGATCAGTAACGGATCCTATGTGCACAAGCAGCATGTTCAGCACGGCCTAAAGCTGATGGCTGAGTTCCATGGCGAGGTGTGGATCAAGGTCGATGCCGTCAGTGAGGGGAGTATCCTGCGTATCAATGGCGTAAAGCTTGATGCTGTGCGGCTGCGTTCACAGGTGGAGGCAGTAGCCGCACTCTGTCCGAGCTGGATTCAGACATGCCTGATGGCATGGGATGATCAGCCGCCTTCTGAAGTGGAAATAAACAGCTATATTGATTTCATTTCTGGGCTTAAGAGGGATGGAGTGGATGTTCGCGGTGTGCTGCTTTACGGTCTGGCGCGCCCTTCACAGCAGGAGGCGGCGGTACATCTGAAACCACTGGATGCTAACTGGATGAAGCGGATGGCTGGAAGAATTGAATCGAAGAGTGGTTTACAGGTGCGGCTCTCCCTGTAG
- a CDS encoding N-carbamoyl-L-amino acid amidohydrolase, with amino-acid sequence MFIKTDKKTLEEEVISSEEMVSVLEDDLRNSDDVDEVLTEIVIGVYEHSNAFATYKYRA; translated from the coding sequence ATGTTCATCAAAACAGATAAAAAGACCCTTGAAGAAGAGGTCATCAGCAGCGAAGAGATGGTCAGCGTATTGGAAGACGACCTGCGCAACTCCGATGATGTCGATGAAGTATTAACTGAGATTGTGATAGGCGTGTATGAACACAGCAACGCATTCGCCACCTATAAATACAGAGCGTAA
- a CDS encoding HD domain-containing phosphohydrolase — protein sequence MSRILVVDDNVEWLNSLVDVFTEEGYEADAAKNGFEALEAAQKNTPDIIFTDLLMPEMDGFTLCNKLRSNPKLQHVPVIFCSGYFHEKDQKRLEDALEVARFIRKPVGFDEVLELVSSVLGEEMPKGAAAPVRSAEEEPHPDLQGIYNTTMLEKLTGMVDMLHEERQTFKDLLLRFNSLTDSATDAIIIANAKDEVCYWNRAAESCFQYSQDEVLKKSISIILPEHMQLIDERGLLGFFESDAAKVMGQYVELGLRRKDGSLFPAELSHSSWKEKDEVFHSIIIRDVTQRKGLENQLRKNLESFIGAVAKFVEARDPYTAGHQRRVSKLAVAIAEKLDLEQATIDGVHFGAMIHDIGKISVPAEILSKPSRLTAAEYEIIKAHSSLGFDILKEIDFPWPIAEMVHQHHERLDGTGYPNGLVGDDILIEAKIIAVADVVEAITSHRPYRPALGLEEAQTEIREGRGKRYDPAIVDACLEVTPDFDFT from the coding sequence ATGTCCCGTATTCTGGTTGTCGATGATAATGTCGAATGGCTCAACTCTCTGGTAGATGTGTTTACCGAAGAGGGTTATGAGGCTGATGCAGCGAAAAATGGCTTCGAGGCGCTGGAGGCTGCGCAGAAGAATACCCCTGATATAATCTTCACCGACCTTCTGATGCCCGAGATGGATGGTTTTACACTTTGCAATAAGCTGCGATCCAATCCTAAGCTGCAGCATGTTCCGGTGATTTTCTGCAGCGGCTACTTCCATGAAAAGGACCAGAAGAGGCTCGAGGATGCGCTGGAGGTTGCCCGCTTTATTCGCAAGCCGGTCGGTTTTGATGAGGTTCTGGAGCTTGTCAGTTCAGTTCTGGGGGAGGAGATGCCGAAGGGGGCTGCTGCACCTGTTCGGTCTGCTGAAGAAGAGCCACACCCCGATCTGCAGGGGATCTATAACACGACGATGCTGGAGAAACTCACCGGCATGGTCGATATGCTGCATGAGGAGCGCCAGACCTTTAAGGATCTTCTGCTGCGCTTCAACTCCCTGACCGACTCGGCAACCGATGCTATTATCATTGCCAATGCGAAGGATGAGGTCTGTTACTGGAACCGGGCAGCAGAATCCTGTTTTCAATACAGCCAGGATGAGGTGCTCAAAAAATCTATTTCGATCATCTTGCCGGAACATATGCAGCTGATTGACGAGAGGGGGCTGCTGGGCTTTTTTGAGTCTGATGCGGCAAAGGTGATGGGGCAATATGTGGAGTTGGGGCTTCGGCGTAAAGATGGCTCGCTGTTTCCTGCAGAGCTCTCCCACTCAAGCTGGAAGGAGAAGGATGAGGTCTTTCACAGCATCATCATCCGTGATGTCACTCAGCGCAAGGGGCTGGAGAATCAGCTGCGCAAGAACCTTGAAAGCTTTATCGGGGCGGTTGCAAAGTTTGTGGAGGCACGTGATCCCTACACAGCCGGTCATCAGCGCCGGGTTTCAAAGCTTGCGGTTGCGATTGCGGAGAAGCTCGATTTAGAGCAGGCGACGATTGATGGCGTCCATTTCGGAGCGATGATTCATGATATCGGCAAGATATCCGTGCCTGCGGAGATTCTTTCCAAGCCATCAAGGCTGACAGCTGCCGAGTATGAGATCATCAAGGCCCACTCCTCACTCGGATTCGATATTCTCAAGGAGATCGACTTCCCATGGCCGATAGCCGAGATGGTGCACCAGCATCATGAACGACTCGATGGCACTGGTTATCCGAATGGGCTTGTCGGCGATGATATTCTGATTGAGGCGAAGATTATTGCTGTGGCTGATGTGGTGGAGGCGATCACCTCGCACCGTCCTTACCGTCCTGCACTGGGGCTCGAAGAGGCACAGACCGAGATCAGGGAGGGGCGGGGCAAGCGCTACGATCCGGCTATTGTCGATGCCTGCCTTGAGGTTACACCTGACTTCGATTTCACATAA
- a CDS encoding diguanylate cyclase domain-containing protein gives MKSSESQPVLIIGGGRGGLAFVELLKNEELFHVVGVVDSNPDAPALRWAETLNIPVFSDPEYALNTCKPCTAFNLTHDEAVSELAAGIIGPSSIIGGFEAHLIWKMIDQVNDARDALQKSQVLTESIVKHAMEGIILIDTQGIIKTFNPAAETIFGFTHAEVVEKNISMLMPEPDRGAHDGYMQRYMSSKVARVVGIEREVTAMHKSGRTFPISLSVNDMIAGEEHFFVGIVSDISERKKNEAAIQKLAHFDVVTGLPNRTLFFDRVKNALAHAKRRDNRLAVLFLDLDGFKGVNDTLGHVAGDILLKEVGVRLLEAVREGDTVARFGGDEYALVLCDVKNQDNVAVIANKIIASLSLPFTLNGEQCNIGGSIGVSMFPDDHTDMEPLINQADTAMYSAKKGGKNHFRFYDKSMEPY, from the coding sequence ATGAAAAGTTCTGAATCGCAACCGGTCTTAATTATTGGTGGTGGCCGTGGTGGCCTGGCATTTGTTGAGCTGCTTAAGAACGAAGAGCTGTTCCATGTCGTTGGTGTCGTGGATTCAAATCCTGACGCTCCGGCTTTAAGGTGGGCCGAAACATTAAATATCCCCGTTTTTTCTGATCCCGAATATGCTTTAAACACCTGCAAGCCATGTACGGCATTCAACTTGACGCATGATGAAGCTGTTTCGGAGCTGGCTGCAGGCATCATTGGCCCAAGTAGCATCATCGGCGGTTTTGAAGCGCACTTGATATGGAAAATGATCGATCAGGTGAACGATGCGCGTGATGCGCTTCAAAAAAGTCAGGTGCTGACGGAGTCCATTGTCAAGCATGCGATGGAAGGGATTATTCTTATCGATACACAGGGGATAATCAAAACATTCAATCCGGCTGCGGAGACGATTTTTGGTTTCACGCATGCAGAGGTTGTTGAGAAAAATATCAGCATGCTGATGCCCGAGCCGGATAGGGGTGCGCATGATGGTTATATGCAGCGCTATATGAGTAGCAAAGTGGCCCGTGTTGTTGGCATTGAAAGGGAAGTCACGGCCATGCACAAGAGCGGACGCACCTTTCCCATCTCCCTTTCTGTGAATGATATGATTGCCGGAGAGGAACATTTCTTCGTTGGCATTGTGAGTGATATCTCCGAGCGCAAAAAGAACGAAGCGGCGATCCAGAAGCTGGCTCATTTCGATGTTGTGACGGGGTTGCCGAACAGGACACTCTTTTTCGATCGCGTTAAAAATGCCCTGGCCCATGCCAAAAGGCGCGACAACAGGCTGGCAGTGCTGTTTCTTGATCTGGATGGCTTTAAAGGGGTTAATGATACGCTTGGCCATGTTGCCGGGGATATCCTGCTTAAAGAGGTGGGTGTCCGGTTGCTGGAAGCTGTGCGCGAAGGCGATACTGTCGCCCGTTTTGGTGGTGATGAATATGCCTTGGTTCTCTGTGATGTGAAAAACCAGGACAATGTAGCCGTGATTGCCAATAAGATCATCGCATCGCTTTCGCTGCCGTTCACGCTCAATGGTGAGCAATGCAACATCGGAGGAAGCATTGGCGTTTCAATGTTCCCTGATGACCATACGGATATGGAGCCTCTTATCAATCAGGCGGATACCGCGATGTATTCAGCTAAAAAAGGCGGTAAAAACCACTTCCGCTTTTATGATAAGAGCATGGAACCCTATTAG
- a CDS encoding Crp/Fnr family transcriptional regulator, translating to MEMIDMLKKVPLFSELDGNELKAIASLANSLDIPKKNIVFQEFDLGDSMYVILNGEVKVSTYSADGREVVLALLGVGSFFGELSLLDAEPRSATVTTMIDSKLAHIRRRDLVPLLLEQPAITLKILSETASRLRRTSRVLERISSMDVPHRLYAYLVDHCQRFSQQDNDGLYSTLLPTHQLLADQLSTSRETISRAISQLKKDGILVQGDARGKMRVDVDALEDRLDDF from the coding sequence ATGGAAATGATTGATATGCTAAAAAAGGTACCGCTCTTTTCCGAGCTTGATGGGAATGAACTGAAGGCAATCGCCTCACTCGCAAACAGCCTCGATATCCCGAAGAAAAACATCGTCTTCCAGGAGTTTGATCTTGGCGATTCGATGTATGTAATACTAAATGGTGAGGTCAAGGTATCCACCTACTCAGCTGATGGCCGTGAGGTGGTTCTGGCCCTGCTCGGTGTCGGCTCCTTCTTCGGAGAGCTCTCCCTGCTGGATGCAGAGCCGCGTTCTGCCACGGTCACGACCATGATTGACTCCAAGCTTGCCCATATCCGCAGGCGCGATCTGGTGCCACTTCTGCTGGAACAGCCGGCAATCACCCTGAAAATCCTCAGTGAAACCGCATCACGTCTTCGTCGCACCAGCCGGGTTCTTGAGCGCATCAGCAGTATGGATGTGCCGCACCGCCTCTACGCTTATCTGGTTGATCACTGCCAGCGCTTCAGCCAGCAGGATAATGACGGCCTCTATTCAACCCTCCTGCCCACGCATCAGCTGCTTGCCGATCAACTCTCCACCAGCCGTGAAACCATTTCCCGTGCCATCAGTCAGCTAAAGAAGGATGGTATTCTGGTTCAGGGTGATGCTCGCGGAAAAATGCGTGTGGACGTTGACGCGCTTGAGGATCGACTGGACGATTTTTAG
- the rnr gene encoding ribonuclease R, which translates to MSRKKNSSLESFKWPGTPAKRSNDERSSAKGSDNKRPSRNSSEESRGDRRPARSGSKKPTSKPSPYGKPSSGDETRSNKRSPHNKRRDERPAGKGSARSKPSHKDSKTYTGKVSAHPDGFGFVDVAGLEKGLFLPREEMRELMHGDTVEVRTVFSRGRESAELVRIIEHAPTTLAGQFVIKGGVGIVQPRSRKMPQTILIKRGDANGARDGDWVRIEITRGPGHLTGRVLEILGNNLAPSALIDLIVAEQQLSETFPAEVTAAADKFSDSVSKEGIKGRKDLRKLPFVTIDGEDARDFDDAICVLPRGEGFEAWVAIADVAQYVLPNSPLDVEALARGNSFYFPDRVIPMLPEKLSNGLCSLNPNVARLAMTARMRFDANGTRRSTHVYESVIHSQARLTYTQAARWLEDKDEAAIECEIARNMLDDAARLFHKLEKKRAQRGALDLDMPEVRATLENDVVTDLRETPRNIAHRLIEEMMLAANTAIAEYMEAHNCDLLYRVHAPPERQAIETLNEFLDPFGMFVNLPKVKAEDANVRPGSVQRVLEQSEGKPFAHVLHRLVLRSLQRAEYTPNNVGHFGLAYKSYTHFTSPIRRYADLIVHRRLKALIRGIDPNKVQHKNTLVAIGEHTSIQERIQQRAEWDTRAMLAALFHKKDEGKTMPARIAGLTSRRIFFELEPTMAEGGLSVDDLPGSFVLDETGHRLVARRGGASYHLGDQLEVVIDTVDPVRGVINVRLA; encoded by the coding sequence GTGTCAAGAAAGAAAAACAGTTCGCTGGAAAGTTTTAAATGGCCGGGTACACCTGCCAAGCGCAGTAACGATGAGCGCAGCAGTGCAAAGGGCAGCGACAACAAACGCCCTTCGCGCAACAGTAGTGAAGAGAGCAGAGGCGACAGACGCCCTGCCCGCAGCGGTTCAAAGAAGCCTACCAGTAAACCTTCACCGTACGGCAAACCCAGTAGTGGCGATGAGACCCGTAGTAATAAGCGTTCGCCGCACAACAAACGCCGTGATGAACGACCCGCAGGAAAAGGCAGCGCCCGCTCCAAACCCTCACACAAAGATTCGAAGACCTACACAGGCAAGGTATCCGCTCACCCGGATGGCTTCGGCTTTGTAGATGTCGCAGGACTTGAGAAGGGGCTGTTCCTGCCGCGCGAAGAGATGCGCGAGCTGATGCATGGCGACACAGTCGAAGTCCGCACCGTATTCAGTCGAGGTCGTGAATCGGCAGAACTGGTTCGTATTATCGAACATGCGCCGACCACACTGGCCGGCCAGTTTGTGATCAAGGGTGGTGTTGGCATAGTACAACCCCGCTCCCGCAAAATGCCGCAGACCATTCTGATCAAACGCGGTGACGCCAATGGCGCACGCGATGGTGACTGGGTTCGCATCGAGATCACCCGCGGTCCCGGCCACCTGACCGGCAGGGTGCTGGAAATACTGGGTAACAACCTCGCACCTTCTGCCCTGATCGATCTGATTGTCGCTGAACAGCAGCTTTCAGAAACATTCCCGGCTGAAGTTACGGCTGCGGCAGATAAGTTCTCCGATAGTGTCAGCAAAGAAGGTATCAAAGGCCGAAAAGACCTCAGGAAGCTTCCGTTTGTCACTATTGATGGCGAAGATGCCCGCGATTTTGATGATGCCATCTGTGTATTGCCACGTGGTGAAGGGTTCGAGGCATGGGTTGCGATTGCAGATGTGGCCCAATATGTACTGCCTAACTCTCCACTTGATGTGGAGGCACTTGCGCGCGGCAACTCCTTCTACTTCCCCGATCGCGTTATTCCGATGCTACCGGAGAAGCTCTCCAACGGCCTCTGTTCGCTCAACCCGAATGTTGCCCGCCTGGCGATGACGGCACGCATGCGCTTTGATGCCAACGGCACACGCCGTTCCACGCATGTGTATGAATCGGTAATACACTCCCAGGCCCGTCTCACCTACACTCAGGCCGCCCGGTGGCTCGAAGATAAGGATGAAGCAGCTATCGAATGTGAGATCGCCCGCAATATGCTCGATGATGCGGCACGACTGTTTCACAAGCTGGAGAAGAAACGGGCCCAGCGCGGCGCGCTCGATCTCGACATGCCTGAGGTACGCGCCACACTTGAAAATGACGTGGTTACAGATTTGCGGGAAACACCTCGCAATATCGCCCATCGCCTGATCGAGGAGATGATGCTGGCCGCCAATACCGCCATTGCCGAATATATGGAGGCGCACAACTGCGACCTGCTCTACCGCGTGCATGCGCCACCTGAGCGTCAGGCTATCGAAACACTCAATGAGTTCCTCGATCCATTCGGCATGTTCGTTAATCTGCCCAAGGTCAAGGCAGAAGATGCCAATGTCCGCCCGGGAAGCGTGCAGCGGGTACTGGAACAGTCCGAAGGAAAACCCTTCGCACATGTACTTCACCGCCTTGTGCTGCGCTCACTGCAGCGGGCCGAGTATACACCGAACAATGTGGGCCACTTCGGCCTGGCTTACAAATCCTACACCCACTTCACCAGCCCAATCCGCCGCTATGCAGACCTGATTGTGCATCGCCGCCTTAAAGCACTGATTCGTGGCATTGATCCTAACAAGGTGCAGCACAAGAATACGCTGGTTGCCATCGGTGAGCACACATCGATACAGGAGCGCATTCAGCAGCGTGCCGAGTGGGATACGCGGGCGATGCTGGCAGCACTGTTCCATAAGAAGGATGAAGGTAAAACCATGCCGGCCCGTATTGCCGGGCTGACTTCACGACGCATTTTTTTCGAACTGGAGCCAACCATGGCCGAAGGCGGACTCTCTGTGGATGATCTTCCGGGATCATTTGTGCTTGATGAGACAGGCCACCGTCTTGTTGCCCGTCGCGGTGGCGCTTCCTACCACCTTGGTGATCAGCTTGAAGTGGTGATTGATACCGTCGATCCGGTACGCGGCGTGATCAACGTACGCCTGGCATAA